Below is a genomic region from Candidatus Coatesbacteria bacterium.
GCCGCCGGCGCCCAGAACCCCCACTACTACCACCTGACCTGCGAGGTCTTCGCCGACGACGACCCGGCCAAGGAGTACGACGTCCTGGTTCCGGTGGGCGAGTTCGTCGCCGACTTCGCCGACGACATGGAATCCGGCGAGAACGGCTGGACCCGCGACACCAACTCCCTCTGGCACCTCGAAGACTACCGCTACCACAGCTACGAGTTCTCCTGGAAGTGCGGCGGTCAGGACATCGCCCGCTACCGCAACAATATGGAAGACCCCCTCTACTCGCCGCTGATCATCCTCAACCCGGACAACCCCACCCTGCGGATCTGGACCGATTACGACATCGAGGTCAACGATCACTGCTACGTCCAGTTCGGCAACGAGGTCGACGGCTGGGTCGACCTGGGCGATTTCACCGACGGTCAGCAGAGCTGGGCCGAGTACACCTACGACCTGGGCGACCACGCCGGTGAGCTGGGCTACCTGAGGTTCCTGTTCACCTCGGACGAAGACGGCACCGGGGTGGGCCTGTTCCTGGACGACGTGGAAATCTACCTCGACGACACCGAGGCCGAGCTGGTCGCCTTCGAGACCGCCTCCCGCGACGAGGGCCTGCTGCTGCACTGGGGTCTCGAGAGCGCCGCCGACGTCGCCCGCCTCGACGTCTATCGCGAACGGATCGTCGACGGTCTGCTCACCGGCGACGGCCGCAACCCGACGGAGCCGCTCAATGAGCTGCCCCTCGGCCCCGCCGCCTCCTACTTCCTCGACCGCGACGTCGAGGGCGGCGTCGAGTACCGCTACTACCTGCGGGTGACCGAGAACAACGGCTCCCAGAGTCTGTTCGGTCCCGTCGGCGCGACCTACGCCGACCCGCGGGTCGTCAACACCGCCCTGGCCGCTCCCTACCCCTGCCCCGGCGACGGTGTGGTGACCGTGGAGTTCGAGCTGGCGCGCAGCGGTGAGATCAGTCTCGCCGTCTACGACATCTCCGGCCGCCTGGTCGAGCAGCTTCTGACCGGCGAACAGCCCGCGGGCCGCCATCGCCTGAGCTGGAACGCAAGCGCTGTCGACGCCGGTGTCTACTTCCTGCGCCTGGAGGCCGACGGCGTCAGTGACACCCGCCGGGCGGTCATCTCCCGCTGATCGAACCCGCGACAACCAACGACGGGACGGCGCGGGCCGTCCCGTCTTATCTGGTTTGGTGATAACCGCGGACGTGTCCTCAGC
It encodes:
- a CDS encoding T9SS type A sorting domain-containing protein, giving the protein MSDGDDPGVDRSDGSSTPTDLDGDGDSDYSDPCVHSYVDAYFDTLASVVTAEDNLFIYTTDHGGGGTTAYLNLWNRQRYYDYEMRAKIDNIDFDTCLVTMGQCHSGGFVDDHDDVENLVISTACLPNELSYAHNLYTLYLLHWTAAVNWSYPGWPAEFYDGADVDADTNDDDLISAYEAYVFADDNYDSSTPMYSDYSGIGEELTLWGTRLDGPFCVLNDYDVHTPAGEPLIPPGGEGEMDVTVENIGGEGADNVTATLSSDDPDITVIDGEIDFGSVSAGGTADSSSPFTFEAAAGAQNPHYYHLTCEVFADDDPAKEYDVLVPVGEFVADFADDMESGENGWTRDTNSLWHLEDYRYHSYEFSWKCGGQDIARYRNNMEDPLYSPLIILNPDNPTLRIWTDYDIEVNDHCYVQFGNEVDGWVDLGDFTDGQQSWAEYTYDLGDHAGELGYLRFLFTSDEDGTGVGLFLDDVEIYLDDTEAELVAFETASRDEGLLLHWGLESAADVARLDVYRERIVDGLLTGDGRNPTEPLNELPLGPAASYFLDRDVEGGVEYRYYLRVTENNGSQSLFGPVGATYADPRVVNTALAAPYPCPGDGVVTVEFELARSGEISLAVYDISGRLVEQLLTGEQPAGRHRLSWNASAVDAGVYFLRLEADGVSDTRRAVISR